From Neomonachus schauinslandi chromosome 4, ASM220157v2, whole genome shotgun sequence:
TATGCGGGAGACCTGCAGCTGGGTTTGTGCAGGGGAGGTGCACCCTGGGTCCACGGGGCTTAGCGCTCACTCAGGCAGACCAAGAGACCTCAGTAGGGGAACGCAGGTTTGGCGGGTAAGATGGCAGGTCCCCTGCTGGGCCGCCCCGAGGATGTCGGTGCCTGGAGGCTGGAGATGAGAGGGGGCCCGCCCCTGtctgagaggagggagaggaccaGGGAGGGGATGGCGAGTGACCGTCTGCTGGGAGGGTGTGTGCTCGTGGGGCGGCTGCAGGAAGCAGCTAACACGCGCTGCTGGTGTTCGGGGGCTGGGCAAATCTGTGGCTGGGTGCCCGTGCACCCAGCCAGCAAGGACAGGGCCCTGCGGTCACAGCAAGCTTCTGGGGACGGGCCCTGAGTGGGGCGCGGGTGGGCAGCTGGGCCTGGCAGCCGTGTGCTCTCCACGGGCCAGTGAGGCTGGACTGACCGGtaggagtggggcagggggtgggccaGCGGGAGCCCGGGTCAGGGGTCATGTGGCCCTGTCCCCCCACAGCCGAACGGAAGTGGGCAGCTAGGCGTACGGGACACGGCACCCGGGATGGgccgccctgccccccccccccaccgtgagGAGCTGTGTCCCTGCACTTCCCAGAAGCGAGGGCTGGCTCCAGGGCCAGCGGGGCCCCCCAGCTGCCAGGGAGTGCACTGTGTGGGTGGTGGTCATTTGTCCTCCTGTCTGTGGGGCAGACAGGAGCACCCCACGTTCCAGCCTTGTTAGAAGAGGCAAAGGAAACCCGGCCGCCCCAGCGGCACACACCACATGGTGGCCCCGCTGACCAAGGCAGAGGGTGGCCTGCAAAGGGCCCCGAGCGCTGGGAACCGCAGCTTCAGGGCTGTCAGAGGGGGTGTGCCCGATCGGGCCCTGGCCGGGGCACCCCCGAGGCCGGCCTGACCGCCTCGCCTGTCCCCACAGTGCTGAACAAGGACATTGCAGCCTGCCGCACGGCCACGATCACGGGCACACTCAAGCGGCCGTCGCTGCCCGAGGAGGAGAAGCTAAAGCTAGCCCACGCCAAGGCGCCCCCCGCCAACTTCAACAGCCTGCCAGCCAACGTGTCCAAGCTGCACCTGCACGGCTCGCCCCGCTGCCCGGGCGGCCCCCTGCCCGACTTCCCCAACCACTCACTGACCCTCAAGAAGGACAGGGCACCCAAGTCCTCCTTTGCCGGTGATGGGGACATCTTCAAGAAGCTGGACTCGGAGCTGAGCCGGGCCCAGGAGAAGGCCCTGGACACCAGCTACGTAATCCTGCCCACGGCCACAGCCACGCTGCGGCCCAAGCCCCAGGAGGAGCCCAAGCACAGCATCCACATCGATCAGATGCCCCAGACCCGCCTCATCCACCTCAACATGGCACCTGATGCCGGCCTCCCTGCCCGCAGCCCACCCACCCGCCAGCCCCCAGGCGGTGGGCCCCCGGAGGccccccctgcccagcccccNNNNNNNNNNNNNNNNNNNNNNNNNNNNNNNNNNNNNNNNNNNNNNNNNNNNNNNNNNNNNNNNNNNNNNNNNNNNNNNNNNNNNNNNNNNNNNNNNNNNNNNNNNNNNNNNNNNNNNNNNNNNNNNNNNNNNNNNNNNNNNNNNNNNNNNNNNNNNNNNNNNNNNNNNNNNNNNNNNNNNNNNNNNNNNNNNNNNNNNNNNNNNNNNNNNNNNNNNNNNNNNNNNNNNNNNNNNNNNNNNNNNNNNNNNNNNNNNNNNNNNNNNNNNNNNNNNNNNNNNNNNNNNNNNNNNNNNNNNNNNNNNNNNNNNNNNNNNNNNNNNNNNNNNNNNNNNNNNNNNNNNNNNNNNNNNNNNNNNNNNNNNNNNNNNNNNNNNNNNNNNNNNNNNNNNNNNNNNNNNNNNNNNNNNNNNNNNNNNNNNNNNNNNNNNNNNNNNNNNNNNNNNNNNNNNNNNNNNNNNNNNNNNNNNNNNNNNNNNNNNNNNNNNNNNNNNNNNNNNNCGGGCTCCCCCCTGCTAGAAGGAGTCCCTTGACAAGAAGGGGGACATGCTGGGGAGCTGGCTACTGACAGGGCGTGCCCGAggaccaccccccgccccccgccatcCTCATCCTGTTCTCTAGCCACGCTGCCCCTGGCGCTGCTGGGCCCTCGTGACAGGGAGCTTCTGGCCTGCGCCAAAACGGGGGTCTCTCCCATTGCAGAGAGGCCCACCAAGCTGGACTTGAGCCAGCTTGAGTCTAGCCCCTTCTGTGCTTGTGGTCAGGGCAGCAAGTCCCTCCTTAGACCAACCTGAAGCCTCGACTTGACCCCAAGCCCACCCAGCCTgtgcaacatggggctcagagACTCGATTGGAGGAGCATTGCCGAGCAccctcagggagccccacccTCCCCATGGGGCCATGCTCCCACCTCCTGGCTCACTGCCTCTGTGGCCCCCCGGCTGTGCTGCTGCCCTGCGTCCAATGCTCCTTGTCCCTGGGGGCATGTTCTGGGCAGGCTAAGCCCAATACCCTTGCCCAGCACTGGCACTGGCCTGGAGGCGGGAGATGGCCCAGGGGACAGTCTGGCTCCTGTCAGCTGGGACAGAAAGTGATGAAGAGCTTCTGCAGGTTCACCCCCACTCGGGACCTGGAATGCCAGAGCCCCAGGTTGTCATGGGGCAGAGAGCCCCCTTGGGACTGTCACTGCCCTCTGGGGCCGCGCCTCCTGTCCACCCTCTTCCCGCAGAGCCCTCCGGCTGGGCCCCCACTGTCTAAGGCAGAGGGTGGCCTGAAAGGGGCCCTCAGAGGCGTGTCCCCCAGGGCTTGGCTGAGACCCCGAGAGGAGGCCTGGGGTGAGGGATCCCTGGTCTCCCCCATCCTCAGGCAAGGAGGGGCCGGGACCTGCGGCCCAGGAGGTTTTAGGGAATGGCTTGCAAATGGGCACAAACCTCTTCTCCCCACAGCGGCGGAAATCGCGGTATGCAGAACTGGACTTCGAGGTGGGTCCTGGCGTCCCCTCCCCCACACGGCCGGGCTGGAGGTGCTCTGAGCCCTtccagcaggcagggaggggcagggcagcccCCCTCCGGGCTCAGGCTCCGCCACCCCTCCCGCCCCGCAGAAAATCATGCACACGCGGAAGCGGCACCAGGACATGTTTCAGGACCTGAACCGGAAGCTGCAGCACGCGGAGAAGGACAAGGAGGTGCTGGGCCCAGACAGCAAGGTCTGGAGGGGGGCGGGgccctggggtgctgggtggggtgGCAGCGCGGGGCGGGGCACTCCGGGAGAGCCCTTAGGTAAGGCTGTCTCCTGCCCTttttcttcccaccctccccatTCATTCGTTCTTTCCTGCGACCTTTCCTGGAGACTGGCCTGACCTGGCCCATGCTAGACCCTGGAGAGCAGGGCAAGCCAACGGGAAGGCCCCGGGCAGGGGGGAGGCTgtctggaggggtgggggcgcACTGACTCCTGGGGCCCCGTCTGGACGGCTGGGGGTGCACCGACTTTGGGGTCCTGTCTGGAGGGGTGGGCCGTGTACTGGCGAATGGTCAGGCTGCCTCCCAAGGAAGACCACGGCCAAGGGAATGGTGCCAGACAGCTGCCCTTCACCGCAggccttctccccccacccccagtgccgaCCCCACAGTGGGAGGCGCTCTGCTCCTGGGTCACCTGGGatctccccccactccccgcctcTCCGCTGTCTCGGGCCCTTTCTCCTCTGTTCTGACTGTCGCCTGCATTCTTTCCCTGCTCCCCATCTGATTTTGCTCCGTGGCCTCCCTCATGGCCCCTCCCTCCGCCCACTGGCCAGCAGCCAGAAAAGCAGCAGACACCCAACAAGCGGCCCTGGGAGAGCCTTCGGAAAGCCCACGGGACGCCTGCGTGGGTGAAGAAGGAACTGGAGCCGCTGCCGCCATCCCCACTGGAGCTGCGGAGCGTGGAGTGGGAGAAGTCGGGCGCCACGATCCCGCTGGTGGGCCAGGACATCATCGACCTCCAGACTGAGGTCTGAGCAGGTGGGCGGCAGCCACGCACCGGGCCACGAGGAGGGATGCTGCTCTGCCCGCTCCTGCCATGGGACGGGCACAGACATGCTCTCAGGCTGTGGGCCAGGCCCGCGTCCCGGCCTCAGGGTGCTCGGACGGCGGCCCTGCGGAGGCCCGCCCTGCTGGGACCAGAGCCAGACGGGACAGGAGGCACCAGCGGCCCGCGGGGGCACAGGGCTCCAGAGGCCGGAAGGTGCCTCAGACTCTGCCCTCCTCCAGCCCAGCGCCGGCGGGCAGGCGGGCGGGCCGCGGACAGGGGCCGGGCCAGGTGCGGCCAGCATCCCCGGGATGCCTGCCGAGCTGCCGCAGCAGAGGACCAGCCTGCTTGGCCCAGCTGGCCTGGCACCATTTTTTAGACATCCCTACCCCTCGGGAAGCAGCCCCCCCCACCTTTCCAGGGCCCggggcccctccccagacccaggTGGAGAGCACAGCCCTCGCTCACCTGCGCAGACCCCAGGGGCAGGACTAGAAGCCCACTCCGggaagagcaggggtggggaatctattttttctctccttttcttttcttcaataaaaagaattaaaaacccACGTCCCGTCTGTGTGGTCTTCCTCTGTGCTGCCCAAGCCACAGCCCCATGGCTTTCGCGGAGCGGCCTTGGGTCCTTCCATGGGGGTCAAAAGGGCCAGGGAGGCCTGGTGGGCACGGGGCTCCACCCCTGCACCCTACCTGGGAGTCAGGAGCCCACGCTGTGTGGACCTTGGCCCCCAGGCCCACGGTCGTGTGGCCCCCAGGGGTGCTATGAGGAAACTGATGGGGACCCTCGGATGCTGGGCTCCCTTGCTCCCCTGCCGCCAGACTTTTAGACCCATAAGGGGTCGTTGGTGTGTGATGTCCCTGTGCCCTTGCCTTtgcccgggggaggggggaggcaatCTGAGACTGGGGCAGAGTacgtggagggagggagggagccgggGCCCCGCTCCTTCCAGCTGGCCTTGGTGTGCCCAAGACCTCCTCCAGGACCCTGgccctctgcctcacccctggCCCACGCACCTCCCCCTTGGTCCTGGGGCAGGCGTGAGAGACAAATGTGGACATGCCCAGAGCCGCGCCCCCTGCTCcatcctgccctgccctctgccacctcccaccTTGGCCCGTGGCCCACAGCTTGCCTGGTTTCTGAGCCTGAACCTTTGAGAAGCTCGTCCCTGCGAGCGGAAATGCTTGCCTCCCCTCGGTGTTTCCAGCAGGGGACAGCCTGAGCCCACGCAGAGAGCCCAGCCAGGCGCTGCGAGGCTGGGACGGGGCGGTGAGCCAGGCTCCGCCCCCAGGCTGCGCGTCCCACCGCGGGCAGCAGAGTCCACTGGCCCAAAGAGGGGGTGCACAGGTGGGCTGTTGGAAGGCCCCAGCACCCTGAGATTACGGCTCCCCAACCACGTCATTCAAGATGAACACAATGCCAAGCCCACTGAAAAGTGGGGGAACTGCCTGGCGCGGGTTCACACAGCGCCTGGCCCGCCACTCTGGACCACCTCGGGCCACGAGCACAAGTGACCGAGGATGGAGAGGGGCCACTGGTGACCAGCGTGGCTGCTGGGGGGAGTGGGCAGCCAGGAGGGGATGGCACAGCCACGCAGGCACGCAAGAGCCCGCCTCTCAGCCACGGTCCTGAACACTTCAAAACGCCAACTTTGTTTGGTGAGATTTGGCAGCAAAACCTAAGCCCAGCGAGGCTTGTTAGAGTTCATTTGACCACTAGATGCGACCACGCACGTTCGAGGGTGGCGCGGCCGGGCGCTGGCCAGTATCTTACCGGTACCGCATGCACGCTCTCCACCCGGAGATGCCTCGGACTCCAAGCCCCACTGGCCTGGGGGTGCAGACGAGGGCGGGGGCCTCATGCCCCCACGGATGCCGAAGGAAGCCGGAGGGACCCCGGGACGGGGGTCCAGGTAAGGGGAGCACCGAGCGCAGGGTGCCCCGCTGCCCTTGTGGAGTGACCTGAccccccctgccctgctcacGCACACCACAGAAAGCCTGGAAGAAACGAACCAATCGGGGTGGACCCAGGCCACGTGCTCCCTGCCTGCGATGGGAGTGGCTCGGATGGTGTGAACGGGGGCTCAGGCTCTCCTCCATCCTAGCTCCCGCCAAGAGGGCCCTGTCCTTCCAGGAGAGGCCACATCCTCTGTTCTGCCCGGGCCCCACGTTCCCGGCTGTTCAGTGCATCACGGCCACCTGTCATGGGGACGGAGCCCGGAAATCGCCGTCTTCTCTCCCGTCCACCGcgcaggaagcctgctggggACGTTCCCACCGGATTCGTCAAAACCGCTGGGCCCTGCATGGGTCTGCCTCCAGTGCCTTCTGTGGTGACCCGCAGGTGCGCGGAGCTGGTCTCTGGCTCGCCCTCTGTTCATCCAGCTGTTCTCACAGCTGTGCTCTTGGGGCTGGACAAGGCAGGGTCCGGACTCCCtctccagatgaggaaacggagaccGGGTGTCGGGTGTCAGAGTGAGGCttccctgcaggggtggggggcaggtagTGAGCCCAGCTCCCCGGCCTTAATCCCTGGACACTCCCCTCGGTGGGGAGGTCACCCAAGGGCAGCCACGGgcctccctctgctgttccctccaccACAAGCTGCTCCTTTCCCTGGACCTTGTTTTCCTCATGGTCTCGGCCCCTTTGTACCCGCGCCGTCCTCCTCGGCCCTTCGAGACTGCCTCCTAGGCCACCCTTCGCCTGCCGTCAGGGACCACCATGCCCCGAGGATGGGGCTGGCGATGGCGGTGGTCACCGTGGCGGGCAGGAACATGTGCAGCCAAAGCTGGTGGGGATGCTtttgtggggttggggagggattCTCATGCCGGTGGTGGTGGTCCGGATGGCAAGGACAATGTCCCCAGGCCAccctgtcccccgcccccacagACAGGAGGAGCTCCTGGAGGGGGGCCTGATGGACGGAAGGTACAAGGACGGGTACATAAGGGCCATGACGAGGGCTTGagtcccctggggggggggggcagggcgtgCTGGACGCGGCCACACTCCTGTCACCCAGGCAAGCGGCCCCTGCACGAGTGGCCCTTCCTCTGGGCAGGTGGAGACTCTTCCTGGAAAAGCCTTCACATccacccctcccagccctcccgGACCCAGCCAGCAGCAAGCCCGGACCGTCGGGAAGTCCCTCTTCCTGTCTAACCTCCGGCCAGCCGCTAGCCGCAGTGTGAGAGGCTCCTGTCCCCAGCAGCAGACTGTTCTAGTTCTTActtcctccgtccctccctccatCCGTCTGCTCCACAACCACACAGTGGGGCCACACCGCAGCATCCTCGGGCTCCTCCCGGCCATGTTCAAGGTGAAGGACCCGTCTCCAGGCTCCCATCACCTCCCCAGGCCCCGCGTCCCACATGGGCTTGCCTCCACAGAGAAGCGAATCCTCAGGGAGCCTCACGGTCCAGGACTTGTTCCAGAACCTTCCGGTAGCCGTGAGTGCCTTCCTATCCCtgctccacccacccccagcccgctGGGACCTCCTCCTGAACCTGGAGCTTTGTCTGGGGAACGTGGGGCCTGTGCGGCCCCCCTGAGCTGGCAAGGCAGCTGGTATCCCACCTAAGCCGCCCAGAAACCGCCACCCACGTGGGGGCCATCCCACTGCCCTAGGGGGTTACCAGGCAGCcctttctaggggcacctgggtggctcagtcggtgaagcgtctgccttcggctcaggtcatgatgccggggtcctgggatggagcagagttgggctctctgctccgccgggagtcggcttctccctctccctctgcccctccccctgcttgtgctctctctctctctctgtctctgtttctctctctctgtccctctctctctctctcaaataagatcttaaaaaaaaaattcctggggtccctggctaccatccccaccccatccctgtaGGTGCCTTGGCTCTTTACCCTGAGTGTCTtcacccccaggccctgggaaggaCACCAAGGCCCCCCTGCAAGGAAGGGCTCGCACACTGGTCAGCGATAGGAGGGGCCGCACTGGCCTCCCCCTGCGTTACCGCTCTGGCACCTACTGCCGGTGACCCAGGGAGGTCTCAGACCTCCTGCAGAGTGGGGGTCCCCCCACCGGGGTGTCCCACGGCACTGGCCAGATCTGCTCGAAGCGGCCCACGGTGGGTGGGTGGCCAAAGGTGCGCCGGCTGGGGGCAGAAGGCCCTGACCTCAGACAAGCCCCGcccctctgggcctcggtttccctctGGCACTGTGGCAGCCGGACTGGGAGACTGAGATCCCTTCAAAGGCCAGCAATCGGTGGCCCTGCGGCTTCTTAAGGTGTGGGGAGCAGCGGGCTCCCCAAGTATTTTTTAGGGCCTGAAAATAACCAGGAGGGGAAGGGTGTCTCTGAATAGCTCAGGAATGTGCCAGTCACTGCCCCACTCGGAACTGCCTCCAAATAAGGCTCTGGCAGAGCCGGAAGCCCTGAGACAGTCACTGCTCGCGTCAGCCTCCCAGCTGTGCTGCTCCAGAACCTTCCTTCCCACCCCGGCCAGCCCTCAGCCCAGACCCAAGGATCTCCCCCAGACAGCGGTCAGGTCCGGGGCCGGGCATGGGGTAGGGGTCCTGGGAGCCCCCTGTGGACCACAGCTCTTTGGACAAAGAGTAAAGAAGTTACAGTCATACAATCTAACATTTACTAGTCTAGAAACTTCCATTTACATGTGTGGATCTTAGGACAATCCAATTCAGACCCTTTCCCCAAAACCCAGAAGACGGAAGTGCAGGGCCCCCTGAAGAAGATGCATGCTCTCTCCTGGCACCCTGGGCATCTCTGGGAGCGGATACCCCGACTGGCGATGGGGGGCAGCTTGGAGCCCTGCTCAGACCAGGTGCAGGGCGCAGGCGTCCCCAGCTGtcccaggaaggcagaggaggtGTTGCTGGACTCAATATGGCTCTCTGGGAACACCATATGGATGCGGCCCAGGAAGGGGAGTCGGGAGGAGGCAGGACGCAGAGCCCCCCCCCAACTGCATCCTCCCCTCTCCATCACAGGGAGTTCTCTGGGAGGCAGGTGGCAGATGGGGTGGCCTGCAAGTCAGGGTTCCAGGACGATGCCCCTGCCTGTGACCTCGGGGGGCCTGTCCCCTCGCTGGTTTTCCTCCTCTACCAGCCCATGCCCCCGCCCCCGTCCGACTCTATCCCTCCCAGACCCTTTCCAGGCTCAGCCTCCCCCAGTCCTCAGAGGGCAGGCAGCTGACAGATGCCACCCCGTCCCTCTAAACCTCCTGGACAGATGAGTGGGTTTTGGGGATAGCAGGTGGCagaacaggaaagagaagggacGGAGTGGTGGTGGACGGGGGCCACTTCactggaggagaggagaggacacgGCCTGGTGACAGTGCCCTGAGAACCAGCGCAGGGACGTGACCACCCCCCGcccaaggcttcctggaggaggggcccaGGCTGAGCCCGAGGTCAGTGGGGTGGCAGATGGGCACCCAGGTGGGCAGCCTGAACCCAGCCTTGAGGCTGCGGAAGGCTGGAGAGCCCGGCAGGGGCCTACCTGCTGCGGAGAGCAAGGCTCCGCGCCCTGGCCCAACCCCCGGGAGGAGTCCAGGGACCAGCGTGGGCTCTGGCCCACCCAACAATTCACCAGCTGGGGCCAGGACGCTGCATGGCCAGCCCTAGGAGtgcactccccctgccccagccccagcccgggCCCCGCCTTCGGCTCTGAGTCTCTCTAGAGTCACCATGCATCTTGCATCAGGTTTCGGGTGGGGGTCTGGTCCCCCTCAGACAGGggccacccccaaccccagtgTGCACAAGAGCTCTGTTCCTCTGACAGCTGAGATGGTCCCTGGGGAAGGAGCGCCACCAGACCAGGCCGGGACGGTGTGCAGACCACCTTCACTCCCCGGGCACATGGCAAGGCCTGGGGCCGCAGGTGGACAAGGGGGACCGTGGAGTGAGCCAAGCAGGCAGGACAGGGGCAGGGGACAGCGGAGGCTAGGCTGTGGCCCAGGCTGAGCAGTGAGCTGCCAGGCTCACAGATGCAgtcgggggggcagggggggctcCTGGCGGGGGCTTACACAGGCCCCGAGCAGCACAGGCTGACCGGTCGGGCGCGGGCGCTGGTAAGGGACAGAGGCGCCGTGATGGCCTGCCGGACCCCCACGGGGCAGACGTGTTAGTGCTAACCCCCTCTCCCGAAGAGgagactgagacacagagaggccaGTGACTTGCCCGGGGCTGCAGAGTTCAGGTTGCAGTGGGCGCAGTCCCCAGAGACTGCAGCAGCCAGCTGGGTTTGTAATGATGGAAGATTGTCAGGGAAAAAACAGTCCTTTCCACCGCCTGACTGAGAGCAAAGCACCAGGTGAGACCCCACGCCGACGCAGTCATTCCCGCGGCCTGGGCAGTCTTAAAGTGCCAGCCGGAGGCAAAATTTGTGAGCACACGGGCCAGGCCCAGATGCGGTCTTGGGCAAGAGGCTGGCGTCCACCTCTCTCTGCACGGATGTACCTCTCCCTTCCGCTGGGGCACCGGGGCGCGGACACCCACCCCCCGCCTCCATCCCCTGCTCTCTGCAGGCCCCGAGACCAGGGATGCCCCCGCCTTCGAGCCGCGGCCACATGGCCCTCAACTGGGCCTTCGCGTGCTCCATTTCCTTACACAAACATGCAGGCTTTCTACTTCTTCACTCACATCTAGTGCGTTATCTGTTTTTAGAAATCCATCTATTTCAACTAAGCTCTCAAACGTATTGGAATGAAATAACTTCTTCGGTTTCTGAGGGGTGCCTAGTTGGGTCCCCCTTGCACCCGGCCTTTGGTTTGTGCAACCTTTCTCTCGTTTGACATCGTATCAGCCACTGCAAAGAACAGACTCGTCGCTGGGTGAGCCCAcgtctctcctctctcattaATTCCTGCTCCCATCttagttatttccttccttcctttggggTTTTTACGAACAAAAATACTTGAGCGGATGCCTATCACATTAACTTTTAGCTTTTAACATTTATCTAATACAGGTCTTCAGGCTACAAATGTCCCTCAAGGTGTTCCCTTAGCTCCACCTCACAAGTGTCCGTGTGCATCATTTCCGTCCTCAgtttcagtggtttttatttattttggagagagagagagacaga
This genomic window contains:
- the ADGRB1 gene encoding adhesion G protein-coupled receptor B1; protein product: MEKVIMPSVTLIVGCGVSSLTLLMLIIIYVSVWRYIRSERSVILINFCLSIISSNALILIGQTQTRNKVVCTLVAAFLHFSFLSSFCWVLTEAWQSYMAVTGRLRSRLIRKRFLCLGWGLPALVVAISVGFTKAKGYSTMNYCWLSLEGGLLYAFVGPAAAVVLVNMVIGILVFNKLVSKDGITDKKLKERAGASLWSSCVVLPLLALTWMSAVLAVTDRRSALFQILFAVFDSLEGFVIVMVHCILRREVQDAVKCRVVDRQEEGNGDSGGSFQNGHAQLMTDFEKDVDLACRSVLNKDIAACRTATITGTLKRPSLPEEEKLKLAHAKAPPANFNSLPANVSKLHLHGSPRCPGGPLPDFPNHSLTLKKDRAPKSSFAGDGDIFKKLDSELSRAQEKALDTSYVILPTATATLRPKPQEEPKHSIHIDQMPQTRLIHLNMAPDAGLPARSPPTRQPPGGGPPEAPPAQPPXPPPPPHPPHGAMLPPPGSLDPWSPPSSGKEGPGPAAQEVLGNGLQMGTNLFSPQRRKSRYAELDFEKIMHTRKRHQDMFQDLNRKLQHAEKDKEVLGPDSKPEKQQTPNKRPWESLRKAHGTPAWVKKELEPLPPSPLELRSVEWEKSGATIPLVGQDIIDLQTEV